In Myxococcus stipitatus, the following are encoded in one genomic region:
- the cmr1 gene encoding type III-B CRISPR module RAMP protein Cmr1, whose translation MPSLNLPTPPKDAPPRLRLPSGPKLESFTLELKTITPILGGAPVPRQLPSVDAIRAPSLRGHLRFWWRALYGHAYSDETRLDFARRERNLWGGMSLGSEEPRRSQVSLCVSGVSDASADPASIHQSDPSFYALWPTRNGDGEDPSPRWKPGLRFTLEVRAPEGELMQEVRNAFRAWVLFGGYGSRTRRGCGSVTLVDPQERKSWLPEDASRAELRRLFGDLPFLQPDLAGAPRDLPLLRGAWLYRGLQGESHPLANNAWLQALGWLREFRQGTSGAPDDRPRNPAPDDDKKRAKRSNWPEADKIRHHAKPQKMSDGPRAYPDEHAPRAQYSRSPAWPRAGFGLPIVFHFQQKKRGTAKEFYKPAEPEGVQLQWAMDSEKEPRDRLGSPLIVKAMPLANGRFEPIALWLERGYPKGGKVVMVQSSSLIEATRAAFDTLRARDDQPLFKRLRETKPLRDVFFTWLSDTRKAREA comes from the coding sequence ATGCCATCGCTGAATCTGCCCACGCCACCCAAGGACGCGCCTCCCCGTCTGCGTCTCCCCAGTGGACCGAAGCTGGAGTCGTTCACCCTGGAGCTGAAGACCATCACCCCCATCCTGGGCGGCGCGCCTGTCCCGCGTCAGTTGCCCTCCGTGGATGCCATCCGAGCACCCTCCCTGCGAGGCCACCTGCGCTTCTGGTGGCGTGCCCTGTATGGCCATGCCTATAGCGATGAGACCCGGCTCGACTTCGCGAGGCGTGAACGCAACCTGTGGGGCGGGATGAGCCTGGGCTCGGAGGAGCCTCGGCGCTCCCAGGTGTCGCTGTGTGTGAGTGGCGTCAGCGACGCGAGCGCAGACCCCGCTTCCATCCATCAGAGCGACCCCTCGTTCTACGCCCTCTGGCCCACGCGGAATGGCGACGGGGAAGACCCTTCGCCTCGGTGGAAACCTGGCCTCCGGTTCACCCTCGAGGTGCGCGCCCCGGAAGGTGAGCTCATGCAGGAGGTCCGCAATGCCTTCCGCGCATGGGTGCTCTTCGGTGGTTACGGCTCGCGGACTCGCCGGGGTTGCGGCTCGGTGACGCTGGTCGACCCGCAGGAGCGCAAGTCGTGGTTGCCCGAGGATGCATCTCGAGCCGAGCTGCGCCGGCTCTTCGGTGACCTGCCTTTCTTGCAACCCGACCTCGCGGGGGCGCCTCGAGACCTGCCATTGCTGCGAGGGGCCTGGCTCTACCGTGGCCTCCAGGGCGAGTCCCATCCGCTCGCCAACAACGCCTGGTTGCAGGCGTTGGGCTGGCTGCGTGAGTTTCGTCAGGGCACCTCGGGCGCCCCCGATGACCGTCCGAGGAACCCGGCCCCGGACGACGACAAGAAGCGGGCGAAGCGCTCCAACTGGCCGGAGGCGGACAAGATTCGCCACCACGCGAAACCACAGAAAATGAGCGACGGCCCACGCGCCTACCCCGACGAGCATGCGCCTCGCGCGCAGTACTCCCGGAGCCCCGCGTGGCCTCGAGCGGGCTTCGGATTGCCCATCGTCTTCCACTTCCAGCAAAAGAAGAGAGGCACCGCCAAGGAGTTCTACAAACCCGCCGAGCCCGAGGGAGTCCAGCTCCAGTGGGCCATGGACTCGGAGAAGGAGCCTCGGGACAGACTGGGCTCTCCGCTCATCGTCAAGGCCATGCCGCTCGCCAATGGGCGCTTCGAGCCCATCGCGCTGTGGCTGGAGCGTGGCTATCCCAAGGGCGGCAAGGTCGTCATGGTGCAGTCGAGCAGCCTCATCGAGGCGACGCGCGCGGCCTTCGACACCCTTCGCGCCCGCGACGACCAGCCCCTCTTCAAGCGCTTGCGAGAGACGAAGCCGCTGCGCGACGTGTTCTTCACCTGGCTGAGTGACACGCGAAAGGCGCGGGAGGCCTAG
- the cas10 gene encoding type III-B CRISPR-associated protein Cas10/Cmr2 has product MATQSHVLVLKVGPVQGFIIQSRRTRDLWFGSHLLSQVSRAMALCLKASGAELIFPHPEQLEAPTTAPERGDKGDDDTPKGFPNKVLAIVTGDPESVAKAARTAAKKALLDAWALVRGKCEHLLVEGADAWANEQLDTFLEFHAAWVPQQGEAGYAVALEEAETLLESRRALREFTPWTQLPPAGTHKSSLDGGRPSVLRGKRSKGGEWKGLRIGEREELDALGLLKRAGGDPGQFVPVPSIGLAAWLETASKAHKRELSNLRAACSDRKFTKVRRTDLSWVNAFPFDGQVLLPERLRPCFEEWSEGGDRENIQREAERFREEAVQPLLDVMGVAPYPYVACLCADGDNMGQALRELAFHGGIEAHRKVARALADFTSEAKVIVQSRFRGMLVYAGGDDVLAFVCPPDAVACARELSSAFRRHLAPAIQGVVQEAPTLSVGLGIGHVLESLGQLLNLGRQAEKAAKNAGRNALAILLAKHAGRERLWASSWANPVEPVGRLSQDMALLSSGRLPLSKVHEVEAMSRRFAADVAASHSMEQAGVLVDEVRRILSRAEAGRQESPVSLEDVGLANLSDTDGRKAHAMLQEWVSRVLVAETLERAGRTLDLRKEGEE; this is encoded by the coding sequence ATGGCAACTCAATCCCATGTGCTTGTTCTCAAGGTGGGCCCCGTGCAGGGCTTCATCATCCAGTCCCGCCGAACGCGAGACCTCTGGTTCGGCAGCCACCTGCTCTCCCAGGTGAGTCGCGCGATGGCTCTCTGCCTCAAGGCGTCAGGCGCGGAGCTCATCTTTCCCCATCCGGAGCAACTCGAGGCTCCGACGACCGCGCCGGAGCGCGGAGACAAAGGGGACGACGACACGCCGAAAGGGTTTCCGAACAAGGTGCTCGCCATCGTGACGGGAGACCCTGAGTCCGTGGCGAAAGCAGCGCGCACCGCTGCCAAGAAAGCGCTGCTCGATGCTTGGGCTCTGGTGCGCGGGAAGTGCGAGCACCTGCTCGTCGAGGGCGCCGACGCCTGGGCCAACGAGCAGCTCGACACCTTCCTGGAGTTTCACGCGGCCTGGGTGCCGCAACAAGGTGAAGCCGGTTACGCGGTGGCGCTCGAAGAGGCCGAGACGCTCCTGGAGTCACGCCGGGCGCTGCGCGAGTTCACCCCCTGGACTCAGCTGCCTCCCGCCGGAACGCACAAGTCGAGCCTCGATGGTGGCCGTCCCTCGGTGCTGCGCGGCAAGCGGTCCAAGGGCGGAGAGTGGAAGGGGCTGCGAATCGGCGAGCGCGAGGAGCTGGATGCGCTCGGCTTGCTCAAGCGGGCCGGGGGAGACCCGGGGCAGTTCGTCCCCGTGCCGAGCATCGGGCTGGCGGCGTGGCTGGAGACGGCGAGCAAGGCGCACAAGCGAGAGCTCTCCAACCTGCGCGCGGCCTGCTCGGACCGCAAGTTCACGAAGGTCCGTCGGACGGACCTGTCGTGGGTCAACGCGTTCCCCTTCGATGGGCAGGTCCTCCTTCCCGAGCGGTTGCGTCCCTGCTTCGAGGAATGGAGCGAAGGCGGAGACCGCGAGAACATCCAGCGAGAGGCCGAGCGCTTCCGCGAGGAAGCCGTTCAGCCGTTGCTCGACGTCATGGGCGTCGCGCCCTATCCCTATGTGGCCTGCCTCTGTGCCGATGGCGACAACATGGGGCAGGCGCTGCGCGAGCTCGCGTTCCACGGTGGCATCGAGGCTCATCGGAAGGTCGCCCGTGCGCTCGCGGACTTCACCTCGGAGGCGAAGGTCATCGTTCAGTCCCGGTTCCGGGGGATGCTCGTCTATGCGGGTGGTGATGACGTGCTCGCCTTCGTGTGTCCTCCGGATGCCGTCGCGTGTGCCCGTGAACTGTCATCCGCCTTTCGACGTCACCTGGCTCCCGCCATCCAGGGCGTCGTCCAAGAAGCGCCGACGCTCTCGGTGGGGCTCGGAATCGGGCATGTGCTGGAGAGCCTGGGCCAGCTCCTGAATCTGGGGCGGCAGGCGGAGAAGGCCGCGAAGAACGCGGGCCGCAACGCGCTGGCCATCCTGTTGGCGAAACACGCGGGCCGTGAGCGGCTGTGGGCCTCGAGCTGGGCGAACCCCGTCGAGCCCGTGGGGCGGCTCTCACAGGACATGGCGTTGTTGTCCTCCGGTCGTCTGCCCTTGAGCAAGGTGCACGAGGTGGAGGCGATGTCGCGGCGCTTCGCCGCGGACGTCGCTGCCTCGCACTCGATGGAGCAGGCCGGGGTTCTCGTGGACGAGGTGCGGCGCATCCTGTCGCGAGCCGAAGCGGGGCGGCAAGAGTCCCCTGTTTCACTCGAGGACGTGGGGCTGGCGAACCTCTCCGACACGGATGGGCGGAAGGCTCACGCGATGCTTCAGGAGTGGGTGTCCCGCGTGCTCGTGGCGGAGACGCTGGAGCGAGCCGGTCGGACATTGGACCTCAGGAAGGAGGGTGAGGAATGA
- a CDS encoding type III-B CRISPR module-associated Cmr3 family protein → MSQDCFVLLPRDGLSVKDGRGWYTSEVGRGHSHPWPLPTTVRGALRAAWGQDLMTTQPGVRMTPAEWEQRSAGVKLTRFVALRRFFAESPFELAHRMWPFPADAVLVGAEKGPVGRVEHLLPHRPAAGRSASTLGPDEDSAREGLWHPRRVSRGKPSTAPRFWSEAEMVCWLLGHDVAVPQELSPEQRTDLHVSIDPSRQTAEDSMLHSRQVVELLRLEREGEKAPRAVEWALGLCCEQPERDAVRGFPSGVLGLGGRRRLTDVERVTPDLFACPPEFKPKASKGLRLVLATPACFARGWLPDGFARDAGLYVGSLPKVAGPVVLRAALVPRAQDVSAWDMVKKEPRQTRRWVPAGAVYFFEKQRGDDFTAEELRALWLASWGGGHEEALGQVLPGVWTPPPASGA, encoded by the coding sequence ATGAGCCAGGACTGCTTCGTGCTGCTGCCTCGTGACGGGTTGTCCGTGAAGGACGGGCGCGGCTGGTACACCAGTGAAGTCGGACGAGGGCACTCCCATCCGTGGCCGTTGCCCACGACGGTGAGAGGCGCGCTGCGCGCGGCCTGGGGCCAGGACCTCATGACCACTCAGCCCGGCGTGAGGATGACGCCCGCGGAGTGGGAGCAGCGCTCGGCGGGGGTGAAGCTGACGCGCTTCGTTGCCCTGCGGCGCTTCTTCGCCGAGTCCCCTTTCGAACTCGCTCATCGGATGTGGCCGTTCCCAGCCGATGCGGTGCTGGTGGGGGCCGAGAAAGGCCCGGTCGGACGGGTGGAGCACCTCCTTCCGCATCGTCCAGCGGCAGGGCGGTCCGCGAGCACCTTGGGTCCCGATGAGGACTCGGCGCGCGAGGGGCTGTGGCACCCGCGTCGAGTCTCGAGGGGGAAGCCCTCGACGGCACCGCGCTTCTGGTCCGAGGCGGAGATGGTCTGCTGGCTGCTGGGCCACGACGTCGCCGTCCCTCAAGAGCTCAGTCCCGAGCAGCGCACGGACCTGCACGTGTCCATCGACCCGAGTAGACAGACGGCGGAGGACTCGATGCTGCACTCGCGCCAGGTCGTGGAGTTGCTGCGACTGGAGCGCGAGGGTGAGAAGGCACCTCGCGCCGTGGAGTGGGCATTGGGGCTGTGCTGCGAGCAGCCGGAACGGGACGCGGTTCGAGGCTTCCCTTCGGGAGTGCTGGGCCTGGGGGGGCGCAGGCGCCTGACGGACGTGGAGCGTGTGACTCCAGACCTGTTCGCCTGTCCTCCGGAGTTCAAGCCGAAGGCGTCGAAGGGCCTCCGGCTGGTGTTGGCGACGCCCGCGTGCTTCGCGAGGGGCTGGCTGCCGGATGGCTTCGCACGGGACGCGGGGCTGTACGTGGGCTCGCTGCCCAAGGTCGCGGGGCCGGTGGTGCTTCGGGCCGCGCTGGTGCCTCGGGCTCAGGACGTGTCCGCGTGGGACATGGTGAAGAAGGAGCCTCGGCAGACGCGGCGGTGGGTGCCGGCGGGCGCCGTCTATTTCTTCGAGAAGCAGCGCGGTGATGACTTCACCGCGGAAGAGCTGCGCGCGTTGTGGCTGGCCTCGTGGGGCGGCGGCCATGAGGAAGCGCTCGGGCAGGTGCTGCCCGGTGTCTGGACACCGCCCCCTGCGTCTGGAGCCTGA
- the cmr4 gene encoding type III-B CRISPR module RAMP protein Cmr4 yields the protein MESRAYLLQALSPLHVGTGQSVGVIDLPLMRMRATGIPIVPGSSLKGVLRDSRKHDSDRARSDAIFGPRREKPGPEGDQPSEYAGALVVGDARLLALPVRGFVGTFALVTSPLLLALARRDWGGRMGDEDVPKPVAPLAKYQARVASLKDNACLYRHDGRPRVYLEDLDLEVENQDDAGLASWAEVLGRALPSEERDMLLRRLVLVDDETMSFLWETATQVDTRVSINPETGTAAQGQLWTEESLPAETLLMGVMAATRAWHPERKLAASEVLSEALGGQGTMLQLGGKATVGRGWCRLLSWQSGGSEGQR from the coding sequence ATGGAAAGCCGAGCCTATCTGCTGCAAGCCCTGTCGCCCCTGCACGTGGGGACGGGACAGAGTGTGGGAGTCATCGACCTGCCGCTGATGCGGATGCGCGCCACGGGCATCCCCATCGTCCCGGGTTCATCGCTCAAGGGCGTGCTGCGTGACTCGCGCAAGCACGACTCGGACAGGGCGCGGAGTGATGCCATCTTCGGACCTCGGCGCGAGAAGCCGGGCCCCGAGGGGGACCAACCCAGTGAGTACGCGGGGGCGTTGGTGGTGGGGGACGCGCGTCTGCTCGCGCTTCCCGTGCGTGGCTTCGTGGGGACGTTCGCCCTGGTGACGTCGCCGTTGTTGCTGGCGCTCGCCCGTCGGGACTGGGGAGGCCGCATGGGCGATGAGGATGTGCCGAAGCCGGTGGCTCCTCTGGCGAAGTACCAGGCGCGGGTCGCCTCCCTGAAGGACAACGCCTGTCTCTATCGTCACGATGGGCGGCCGCGGGTCTACCTGGAGGACCTGGACCTGGAGGTGGAGAACCAGGACGACGCCGGGCTCGCCTCCTGGGCCGAGGTGCTCGGTCGCGCGCTTCCCTCCGAGGAGCGCGACATGCTTCTGCGCCGGCTGGTGCTCGTGGACGACGAGACGATGTCCTTCCTCTGGGAGACGGCGACGCAGGTGGACACCCGCGTGAGCATCAACCCCGAGACGGGCACCGCCGCGCAAGGACAGCTCTGGACCGAGGAGAGCCTGCCCGCGGAGACGCTGCTGATGGGCGTGATGGCCGCCACGCGGGCCTGGCACCCCGAGCGAAAGCTCGCGGCGAGCGAGGTGCTCTCCGAGGCCCTGGGAGGGCAGGGGACGATGCTGCAGCTCGGTGGCAAGGCGACGGTGGGGCGTGGCTGGTGCCGCCTCCTGTCCTGGCAGAGCGGTGGTTCGGAGGGACAGCGATGA
- the cmr5 gene encoding type III-B CRISPR module-associated protein Cmr5 — protein sequence MNGQTREQLRALRAYQCVRAVPTGLRADYKPRVHGLGASVLRDGLAAALAFLEREKKADEREPLGTNAAKWLLNDLAKSLESAPLPELNRRLTTMSLPDAVRELKLEEYMLATRETLRLLVWFRRAVQATFKDSEATRAP from the coding sequence ATGAACGGCCAGACGCGAGAGCAGCTGCGGGCGCTCCGTGCGTATCAATGTGTGAGGGCTGTTCCAACGGGACTCCGCGCGGACTACAAGCCGCGCGTGCATGGACTGGGGGCCTCGGTCCTCCGGGATGGGTTGGCGGCGGCCTTGGCGTTCCTGGAGCGGGAGAAGAAAGCGGATGAGCGGGAGCCGCTGGGGACGAACGCCGCGAAGTGGCTATTGAACGACTTGGCGAAGTCGCTCGAGAGCGCACCCCTCCCTGAGTTGAACCGGCGGCTGACCACGATGTCCCTGCCTGATGCCGTGCGGGAGCTGAAGCTGGAGGAATACATGCTGGCCACGCGCGAGACGCTGCGGCTGTTGGTGTGGTTCCGCCGTGCCGTGCAGGCCACGTTCAAGGACTCGGAGGCGACTCGTGCGCCATGA
- the cmr6 gene encoding type III-B CRISPR module RAMP protein Cmr6, translating into MRHDLRGIWQTLEEGPDHAGLAHERYAPEKDDLEEKKSPWRKWLQWMEDARVPRDYAVAFARWRESLRQWHTASVTVRAASRLLVGHGNASPTEVGLTLHHTWGVPVIPGSSLKGVLAAYLRASFEPSEVEVACRRLFGVPGDRLTGQGACRGEVIFHDALWVASPVKDDAKTPLMLARDVLTVHQKTWYGGAKAWPNDYDSPNPVAFLSVRPEGRFLLALSVAPGADAESIELLRWAANRLCEALRLCGVGGKTSAGYGRLIPEGEVVVGAARAMSRPSPVRDEFKVWLEARREAKTGQREVLNEFESDWLGRLSALPHEVRAECAEAVRSLVKKNPKLQVRRDELLARLLAPSSGNH; encoded by the coding sequence GTGCGCCATGACCTGAGAGGAATTTGGCAGACGCTCGAGGAGGGCCCCGACCACGCGGGCCTGGCCCATGAGCGCTATGCGCCTGAGAAGGACGACCTCGAGGAGAAGAAATCCCCTTGGCGCAAGTGGTTGCAGTGGATGGAGGATGCTCGCGTCCCACGGGACTACGCGGTCGCCTTTGCCCGCTGGCGTGAGTCTCTTCGTCAGTGGCACACCGCCTCCGTCACGGTGCGAGCGGCGAGCCGTCTTCTCGTGGGCCATGGGAATGCCTCGCCCACGGAGGTGGGCCTGACGCTACATCACACGTGGGGGGTACCAGTGATTCCGGGCTCGTCGTTGAAGGGCGTACTCGCGGCCTACTTGCGCGCGTCCTTCGAGCCCTCGGAGGTGGAGGTCGCGTGTCGCAGACTGTTCGGTGTCCCGGGCGACAGGCTCACGGGGCAGGGAGCATGCAGGGGAGAGGTCATCTTTCACGATGCGCTCTGGGTGGCGTCTCCGGTCAAGGATGATGCGAAGACTCCGCTGATGCTGGCGCGCGACGTGCTGACCGTACACCAGAAGACCTGGTACGGCGGCGCCAAGGCGTGGCCGAACGACTACGACTCTCCGAACCCCGTGGCCTTCCTGTCGGTCCGGCCCGAGGGGCGCTTCCTCCTGGCGCTGAGCGTGGCCCCTGGCGCGGATGCGGAGTCCATCGAGTTGCTTCGGTGGGCCGCGAACCGGCTCTGTGAGGCTTTGCGTTTGTGTGGTGTGGGGGGAAAGACGTCCGCCGGTTATGGACGGCTGATTCCCGAGGGCGAGGTGGTGGTTGGTGCGGCTCGCGCGATGTCCCGGCCGTCGCCGGTGCGGGATGAATTCAAGGTGTGGTTGGAGGCGCGGCGCGAGGCGAAGACGGGGCAGCGCGAGGTGCTCAACGAATTCGAGTCAGATTGGCTGGGGCGATTGTCCGCGCTTCCTCACGAGGTGCGCGCGGAATGTGCAGAGGCGGTGCGCTCGTTGGTGAAGAAGAACCCCAAGCTTCAGGTGCGACGAGATGAGCTGCTCGCGAGACTGCTCGCCCCCTCTTCGGGCAATCACTGA
- the cas6 gene encoding type I-MYXAN CRISPR-associated protein Cas6/Cmx6 → MSVIDLVFPARGGGVPLDHGYVLFSALSHRLPGLHERKDVGIFNLRGTQARGKALHVGHGTLRIRCPTEALPLFLPLNGAALAVSDGEVTLGAPRVFTLEAPVSLSSRLVTFKHAIDDATFRASVKRALAELDCEGTVHVGRRRVLAIAGKKVIGYALTLSQLSARSSLRIQEYGLGGRRHMGCGLFLPTRLRMATGPRMNDAQVECFA, encoded by the coding sequence ATGTCTGTGATTGACCTTGTCTTCCCCGCGCGTGGCGGCGGGGTTCCGCTGGACCATGGCTACGTCCTGTTCTCCGCGCTTTCTCACCGGCTCCCGGGATTGCATGAGCGCAAGGACGTCGGAATCTTCAACCTGCGCGGCACCCAGGCCCGTGGGAAGGCGCTCCACGTGGGACACGGGACGCTGCGCATCCGTTGCCCAACGGAGGCCCTACCGCTGTTCCTGCCCCTCAACGGCGCGGCCCTCGCCGTCTCCGATGGAGAGGTCACCCTGGGGGCTCCCCGGGTCTTCACGTTGGAGGCACCTGTGTCGCTGTCCTCGCGGCTCGTCACCTTCAAGCACGCCATCGACGATGCGACGTTCCGTGCTTCCGTGAAGAGGGCCCTCGCGGAGTTGGACTGCGAGGGGACGGTACACGTTGGGCGTAGGCGCGTGCTGGCCATCGCGGGGAAGAAGGTCATCGGGTATGCCCTGACGCTGAGCCAGCTGTCGGCGCGCTCGTCCCTGCGCATCCAGGAGTACGGGCTCGGTGGGCGGCGTCACATGGGCTGTGGGCTCTTTCTTCCCACGCGCCTGCGGATGGCGACAGGGCCGCGGATGAACGACGCGCAGGTGGAGTGCTTCGCGTGA
- a CDS encoding HD domain-containing protein, with protein MNPPSRLLAKSVRAGVAPVSLEAHLLDTEAAAVALFAGERRLARNFRRFFRVAPEDLERFVLHLRLACLFHDLGKANADFLLAVQARHSVLQTLRHEHLSATARIQAALGAS; from the coding sequence GTGAACCCCCCCTCCCGCCTCCTCGCCAAGAGCGTGCGGGCGGGAGTCGCGCCCGTGTCGCTCGAGGCGCATCTGCTAGATACCGAGGCCGCCGCCGTCGCCCTGTTCGCGGGCGAGCGGCGACTGGCTCGCAACTTCCGTCGATTCTTTCGAGTGGCCCCTGAGGATTTGGAGCGTTTCGTGCTCCATCTGAGGCTGGCGTGCCTCTTCCACGACCTGGGCAAGGCCAACGCCGACTTCCTCCTGGCGGTTCAGGCGCGGCACTCCGTCCTCCAAACGTTGCGCCATGAGCACCTCTCCGCGACCGCGAGGATTCAAGCCGCACTCGGCGCGAGCTGA
- a CDS encoding type I-MYXAN CRISPR-associated endonuclease Cas4/Cas1, which translates to MSPETTNPRPAVVEPTLRVHSLHALAYCERLFYLEEVEEVRVADASIFAGRRLHARLEQEGERVEMEVSSEGLGLHGKVDAVRERAGTLVVHEHKRGRHASGAEGVEAWPGDRLQVGAYALLVEERFPGAAVECRVRYHQTETTVCFPLDERLRRDVVAAVARARLLRSSGVRPPVTTEERRCARCSLAPVCLPEEERMGSGAERPRLFPEDDVRQVLHVTTAGSRVGRASDELVVTPPEGEGEPVRLPVRMVSALVSHGAVQVSSQVLALCVEQDVGVHWFTSGGRYLGGLGGGSGNVQRRLRQFEALRQEAVCLGLARRLVSAKLEGQLRFLLRASRGDAEAREVVGSAVRDLRALLPGCSEAVSLEVLRGLEGAGAARYFGALPYLLGDEVDPRLRFDGRNRRPPRDRFNAVLGFLYGLVHREVEAAIRSVGLDVAFGFYHQPRSSAGPLGLDVMEQFRVPLADMPLVASLNRRTWDAEADFEVTSEHVWLSKTGRAKAIELYERRKRETWKHNVLGYSLSYARLVELEVRLLEKEWTGTLGLFATFRLR; encoded by the coding sequence ATGAGTCCTGAAACCACGAATCCGCGGCCTGCGGTGGTTGAGCCGACCCTGCGTGTCCATTCGTTGCATGCGCTCGCGTACTGCGAGCGGTTGTTCTACTTGGAGGAGGTCGAAGAGGTGAGGGTGGCGGATGCCTCCATCTTCGCGGGCAGGCGCCTGCACGCGCGGTTGGAGCAGGAGGGCGAACGGGTGGAAATGGAGGTCTCCAGCGAAGGGCTGGGGCTTCACGGCAAGGTGGATGCCGTGCGCGAGCGCGCGGGGACCTTGGTGGTTCACGAGCACAAGCGGGGGCGGCACGCGTCTGGAGCGGAGGGGGTGGAGGCTTGGCCGGGAGATCGGCTTCAGGTTGGGGCCTATGCGCTGCTGGTGGAGGAGCGCTTTCCGGGGGCGGCGGTGGAATGCAGGGTTCGCTATCACCAGACGGAGACGACCGTCTGCTTTCCATTGGACGAGCGGCTCAGGCGAGACGTGGTGGCGGCGGTTGCTCGGGCTCGGCTCTTGCGTTCTTCGGGAGTGCGCCCTCCCGTGACGACGGAGGAGCGAAGGTGTGCTCGCTGCTCTCTAGCGCCGGTGTGTCTGCCGGAAGAGGAGCGGATGGGGAGTGGCGCGGAGCGGCCTCGGTTGTTTCCGGAGGACGATGTCCGGCAGGTGCTGCATGTGACCACGGCGGGGAGTCGGGTGGGACGGGCCTCCGATGAGTTGGTGGTGACGCCGCCGGAGGGGGAGGGTGAGCCTGTGCGGCTACCCGTGCGGATGGTGTCCGCGCTGGTCTCGCATGGGGCGGTGCAGGTCAGCTCCCAGGTGCTGGCGCTCTGCGTGGAGCAGGATGTGGGCGTGCACTGGTTCACTTCGGGAGGCCGCTACCTGGGTGGACTCGGAGGGGGCTCAGGGAACGTGCAGCGGCGGCTGCGCCAGTTCGAGGCCTTGCGGCAGGAGGCTGTGTGCCTGGGGCTGGCTCGGCGGCTGGTGTCCGCGAAGCTGGAGGGGCAGCTTCGGTTCCTGTTGCGAGCTTCTCGTGGGGATGCCGAGGCGCGCGAGGTGGTGGGGTCGGCGGTGCGTGACTTGCGCGCGCTGTTGCCGGGTTGTTCGGAGGCGGTGTCACTGGAGGTGCTGCGCGGCTTGGAGGGGGCCGGCGCCGCGCGCTACTTCGGGGCGCTGCCGTATTTGCTAGGGGACGAGGTGGACCCGCGGTTGCGCTTCGATGGGCGGAATCGTCGTCCTCCTCGAGACAGATTCAATGCGGTGCTTGGATTTCTCTACGGGTTGGTGCACCGCGAGGTGGAAGCGGCGATTCGTTCGGTGGGGCTGGATGTGGCGTTTGGGTTTTATCACCAGCCGAGGAGTTCGGCGGGGCCGCTTGGACTGGATGTGATGGAGCAGTTCCGTGTGCCCTTGGCGGACATGCCGCTGGTGGCGTCGTTGAACCGTCGAACGTGGGACGCGGAGGCGGACTTCGAGGTGACGTCCGAGCACGTGTGGCTCAGCAAGACGGGGCGTGCGAAGGCGATTGAGCTGTATGAGCGGCGGAAGCGGGAGACTTGGAAGCACAACGTCCTGGGGTACTCGCTCAGCTATGCGCGCCTGGTGGAGTTGGAGGTGCGGCTCTTGGAGAAGGAGTGGACGGGGACACTGGGGTTGTTCGCGACGTTCCGTCTGAGGTGA
- the cas2 gene encoding CRISPR-associated endonuclease Cas2 produces the protein MAEPRRWYLITYDIRDPKRWRKVYALLKGYGEWLQLSVFRCLLTDRDREQLRWELSRRMDPVDTLLVIGLCGGCVERVRAINPGEDWPEEPPPFRVL, from the coding sequence ATGGCCGAGCCGAGACGATGGTATTTGATTACCTATGACATCCGGGACCCGAAGCGCTGGCGCAAGGTGTATGCGCTGTTGAAGGGGTATGGGGAGTGGTTGCAGCTCTCCGTGTTCCGGTGCCTGTTGACGGATCGGGACCGGGAGCAGCTCCGGTGGGAACTGTCGCGGCGGATGGACCCCGTGGATACCTTGCTGGTGATTGGGTTGTGTGGTGGATGCGTGGAGCGGGTGCGGGCTATCAACCCCGGGGAGGACTGGCCGGAGGAGCCACCGCCGTTCCGTGTGCTGTGA